Proteins from a single region of Candidatus Scalindua japonica:
- a CDS encoding PHP-associated domain-containing protein produces the protein MVKAGLPIHTTASKYPTSVNEPFTFLGIYFATNHISGFIIKNQEKSKMVKADLHIHTTASKYPTSDKDPFKFLGIQDCYVHPEEVYKTAKKKGMDFVGITDHHSIEAALYLDAKYPDIIIGEELDVKASDDGHLIHLLVYNINEKQHHDLSDLRNIGVKETCEYTRKNDIIHSWAHPNLSPVKAVLSKKLIDELMNYIDRVEIKNGFDTRTGNNFAKDIAKNYSKKISGGSDAHIKSFIGDVFTHNNSTRNKADFLEALKEGEVEVSGLDMNSYKLQKMIYQFAYQSLVMDIFLNPHKRVRENYKKYFLDQFVILTTFFPLLVTLLPSIFISYIHEKASDKRTLKLSSELAVRFLNNNYKEIVHSAGKSKPRIEFSKGVV, from the coding sequence ATGGTTAAAGCAGGTTTACCTATACATACAACGGCCTCAAAATACCCAACTTCAGTAAATGAACCGTTTACATTTCTTGGTATATATTTTGCGACCAACCATATTTCCGGATTTATTATAAAGAATCAGGAAAAATCAAAAATGGTTAAAGCAGATTTACATATACATACAACGGCTTCAAAATACCCAACTTCAGACAAAGACCCGTTTAAATTTCTTGGTATACAAGATTGTTATGTACATCCTGAAGAGGTATATAAAACAGCCAAGAAAAAGGGTATGGACTTTGTTGGCATAACGGATCATCATTCAATTGAAGCCGCCCTGTATTTAGATGCTAAATATCCGGATATTATCATAGGTGAAGAATTAGATGTAAAAGCATCTGATGATGGACACCTCATTCATTTATTGGTATATAATATAAATGAAAAACAACACCATGATCTTTCCGATCTTAGAAATATTGGGGTTAAAGAGACATGCGAATATACTAGAAAAAATGACATAATTCACTCCTGGGCCCATCCTAACCTGAGTCCGGTAAAAGCTGTTCTCTCTAAAAAATTAATTGATGAATTAATGAATTATATTGACAGAGTTGAGATCAAAAATGGATTTGATACCCGTACGGGAAATAATTTTGCAAAAGACATTGCAAAAAATTATTCTAAAAAAATTTCAGGTGGCAGTGATGCTCATATAAAATCTTTTATAGGAGATGTTTTCACTCATAATAATTCTACAAGAAACAAAGCCGATTTTTTAGAAGCTCTCAAAGAAGGGGAGGTTGAGGTATCTGGATTAGATATGAATTCATACAAGCTACAAAAAATGATATATCAATTTGCGTATCAATCATTGGTTATGGACATTTTTTTGAATCCGCATAAAAGAGTCAGGGAAAATTATAAAAAATATTTCCTGGATCAATTCGTAATTCTAACAACTTTCTTTCCATTGTTGGTTACATTATTACCATCTATCTTTATTTCATATATCCACGAAAAAGCTAGTGATAAACGGACTTTAAAATTAAGCAGTGAATTGGCTGTGAGATTTCTAAACAATAATTATAAAGAAATTGTACATTCAGCCGGAAAGAGTAAACCAAGAATTGAATTTTCTAAAGGAGTTGTATAA
- a CDS encoding methyl-accepting chemotaxis protein, with the protein MRIGMGTKVIILFLIAGLVPLAIMGILSNNSSSKALKQQSFNQLVSVRETKKKQIEDYFSTIRKQVQTFSEDRMIVDATKYFKDAFSEFRTENDISDSQIDEYKSALKNYYTGDFENEYKQLNNGKQSNVVRYLNQLDDNSIALQYHLIAANPNKLGEKHQLDTVDIADGKSSYNKAHTVYHPVIREYLEQFGYYDIFIVDPDSGNIVYSVFKELDFATSLKNGPYADTNFARVFNEANNSNEPDFVKLVDFEPYAPSYENAASFIASPIYNGTKKIGILIFQMPIDKINAVMTSDSDWKNVGLGSSGETYLIGRDLAMRSQSRFLIEDRDGYYTLMKRLGTDQDVLDKINAKDSTIMLQKVDTKGTRAAIAGNTHIEIFPDYRNVSVLSAYAPVDIEDVDWAIMSEIDEDEALQAVASLRASMWKLAGGMLVLIVGIGYLVTRITGNVTTVIKNMIDSLTDCSSQIASASGQVSSSSQSLAEGSSEQASSLEETSASMEEMAAVTKQNADNAEEAAKLVDMCSVSAENGNSTVEEMNTAMGEINTGSKKIAEITKVIDGIAFQTNLLALNAAVEAARAGEHGKGFAVVAEEVRNLAQRSAAAAKDTTALIDESVTKADNGAKLAVKCGDALQDIVRNVKKATDLTKEIKNASVEQSEGISQVNNAIHQMDQVTQENAANAEETASASEEMTAQTENLMDQIDTLAALVGSTGNVASSTGEKESRGRISSQGVPRVNKAERVRKVKTDGNGHNATQSRDLEAVIPMGTNRIVEHDDSYKDF; encoded by the coding sequence ATGAGGATTGGAATGGGAACAAAGGTAATTATCCTGTTTTTGATAGCAGGTTTAGTGCCTCTTGCGATAATGGGAATTCTCAGCAATAATTCATCCAGCAAGGCATTAAAACAGCAGTCATTTAATCAACTGGTTTCAGTAAGGGAGACGAAAAAGAAACAGATAGAGGACTATTTCTCTACTATCAGAAAACAGGTACAAACATTTTCTGAAGATAGAATGATTGTGGATGCAACAAAGTACTTTAAAGACGCTTTTTCAGAATTCCGAACGGAAAATGATATATCTGATTCTCAAATAGATGAATATAAATCCGCTTTAAAAAATTACTATACCGGCGATTTTGAAAATGAGTATAAACAACTAAACAATGGGAAACAGTCAAATGTAGTCCGCTATCTTAATCAGCTTGATGACAATTCAATAGCGTTACAATATCATCTTATAGCTGCGAACCCAAATAAACTGGGAGAAAAACATCAGCTGGATACCGTGGATATCGCAGATGGGAAGTCATCATATAATAAAGCACATACAGTTTATCATCCCGTAATAAGAGAATATCTGGAACAATTTGGATATTATGATATCTTTATTGTTGATCCGGATAGCGGAAATATAGTCTATTCTGTTTTTAAAGAGCTGGACTTTGCCACCTCTCTTAAAAACGGACCTTATGCTGACACTAATTTTGCAAGAGTTTTCAATGAGGCAAATAACAGCAACGAACCAGACTTTGTAAAGCTGGTGGACTTTGAACCCTATGCGCCATCATACGAAAACGCGGCAAGTTTTATAGCATCACCGATATATAATGGTACGAAAAAGATAGGAATTTTGATTTTTCAGATGCCGATTGATAAAATTAACGCTGTCATGACATCTGACAGTGACTGGAAAAATGTAGGCTTAGGCAGCAGTGGAGAGACGTATCTTATCGGCAGGGACCTGGCTATGAGGAGTCAGTCTCGTTTCCTTATAGAAGACAGAGATGGTTATTACACACTGATGAAAAGGTTGGGCACAGATCAAGACGTGCTGGACAAGATTAATGCAAAGGATAGTACTATAATGCTGCAGAAGGTTGATACGAAGGGGACCAGGGCAGCTATTGCGGGTAATACTCATATAGAGATTTTTCCTGATTATCGCAATGTTTCTGTACTCAGCGCTTACGCACCGGTGGATATTGAAGATGTGGACTGGGCTATTATGTCAGAGATTGACGAGGATGAGGCGCTTCAAGCAGTTGCCTCATTAAGAGCAAGTATGTGGAAACTGGCAGGAGGAATGTTGGTACTCATTGTAGGAATAGGCTATTTAGTTACCAGGATCACTGGTAACGTAACTACTGTGATCAAGAATATGATTGACAGTCTGACGGATTGTTCATCACAGATAGCATCTGCATCCGGGCAGGTTTCGTCATCCAGCCAGAGCCTTGCAGAGGGTTCTTCAGAACAGGCGTCCTCATTAGAGGAGACCTCCGCATCAATGGAAGAGATGGCTGCCGTGACAAAGCAGAATGCGGACAATGCTGAGGAAGCGGCCAAATTAGTAGATATGTGCAGTGTCTCGGCAGAGAATGGCAATAGCACGGTAGAAGAGATGAATACAGCGATGGGCGAGATAAATACAGGCAGCAAGAAGATAGCGGAGATAACGAAGGTGATAGACGGTATTGCGTTTCAGACTAACCTTCTTGCACTTAACGCTGCTGTAGAGGCGGCAAGAGCGGGAGAACACGGTAAGGGTTTTGCTGTTGTTGCGGAAGAGGTGAGAAACCTGGCGCAGAGGAGTGCGGCGGCGGCAAAAGACACTACAGCATTGATAGATGAGAGTGTAACCAAAGCAGATAACGGAGCCAAACTTGCGGTTAAGTGCGGAGATGCCTTACAGGATATTGTGAGGAACGTCAAAAAGGCGACAGACCTGACGAAGGAGATAAAGAATGCCTCGGTTGAGCAGTCAGAAGGAATAAGTCAGGTGAATAATGCAATACATCAGATGGACCAGGTAACACAGGAGAACGCCGCCAATGCAGAGGAGACTGCCTCTGCAAGTGAAGAGATGACAGCTCAGACAGAGAACCTGATGGACCAGATTGATACCCTTGCAGCACTGGTTGGAAGTACAGGAAATGTTGCATCGAGTACCGGCGAGAAGGAATCAAGGGGAAGAATCTCTTCTCAAGGTGTTCCACGCGTCAATAAAGCGGAGCGGGTTCGTAAAGTTAAAACGGATGGCAATGGTCATAATGCTACTCAGAGTAGAGACCTTGAGGCCGTAATTCCAATGGGTACAAACAGGATTGTAGAACATGATGACAGTTATAAGGACTTTTAG
- a CDS encoding geranylgeranyl reductase family protein — MSHIYDVVIIGAGPAGCAVAHNLYRQGIKNFLLVDKSKFPREKICGGVLFLETQKFLKEMGLLNEVKARSYEVKRNYNITPYGTILKVRNGNSQDPEFLVLRRKIFDQILLNYIKRLKIPVKENMHIRGLWENNSTIRGVISREGEYIGAKIIVVATGVNSSRFYLKRRHYFQAIGYTGQFENTKFMKNTCYTIYDKDFLPLYGWMVPEADDLVNIGVGLEQPMFSQDKIKKYFERLCSVHFKPYLHEARLVGIARGFPLRYTYRIKDIVDRNILYVGEAGGIVNPVTGEGISQALISGKLAAHAISSFLSNNEQAELTNYEKMVRRRYHTFPWMRLVKSFMNHKLNWRIIETFQGKEGKLPL, encoded by the coding sequence ATGTCTCACATCTACGATGTTGTCATTATAGGAGCTGGGCCTGCTGGGTGTGCTGTTGCCCATAATCTTTACAGACAGGGTATTAAGAATTTTCTCCTGGTCGACAAAAGTAAGTTCCCAAGAGAGAAGATATGTGGAGGTGTTTTATTTTTAGAGACACAAAAGTTTCTTAAGGAGATGGGATTACTGAATGAAGTTAAAGCTCGTTCATATGAAGTAAAGAGAAATTACAACATTACACCGTATGGAACAATTCTCAAAGTACGAAATGGAAATAGCCAGGATCCTGAATTTCTCGTCTTGAGGAGAAAAATTTTTGATCAAATTCTATTGAATTACATTAAGAGATTGAAAATTCCTGTAAAAGAAAACATGCATATAAGAGGATTATGGGAAAATAATAGCACAATACGTGGCGTAATCTCCAGGGAAGGTGAATACATCGGGGCAAAAATTATAGTGGTCGCTACCGGAGTGAATTCTTCCAGATTTTATTTGAAGAGACGGCATTACTTTCAGGCAATTGGCTATACGGGACAGTTTGAAAATACAAAATTTATGAAAAACACCTGTTATACAATTTACGATAAGGATTTCCTTCCACTATACGGATGGATGGTTCCTGAAGCAGATGATCTGGTTAATATTGGAGTAGGTTTGGAGCAGCCTATGTTCAGTCAGGATAAAATAAAAAAATACTTTGAGAGATTGTGCTCTGTGCATTTCAAGCCCTATCTGCATGAGGCAAGGCTTGTCGGTATTGCAAGAGGATTCCCATTAAGATATACATATCGTATAAAAGATATTGTTGACAGGAATATTTTATATGTGGGAGAGGCTGGAGGGATAGTAAACCCTGTTACCGGAGAGGGAATTTCTCAAGCTTTGATCAGTGGTAAATTAGCCGCACATGCAATCTCAAGCTTTTTGAGTAATAACGAGCAAGCAGAGCTTACAAACTATGAGAAGATGGTGAGAAGAAGATATCATACTTTCCCCTGGATGCGATTAGTAAAGTCATTTATGAATCATAAACTAAATTGGCGTATCATTGAAACATTTCAAGGAAAAGAAGGAAAACTGCCTCTTTAA
- the cysC gene encoding adenylyl-sulfate kinase → MAKIKATNIKWHHGKITKEDRAKLLNQKGVTIWLTGFSGSGKSTIAVELEHALIENKHQAYILDGDNIRHGLNKNLGFSPEDRTENIRRIGEVTKLFTEANIITIAAFVSPYREDRDNVRKLLAHGEFIEIYVKCSLEVCETRDTKGLYKEARAGKVKDFTGISAPYEEPLNPEITIDTSILSIEESTREILNYLEAKGYVTFYKQ, encoded by the coding sequence ATGGCGAAAATAAAAGCAACAAATATCAAATGGCATCATGGAAAGATAACAAAAGAGGACAGGGCAAAATTACTGAATCAGAAAGGTGTTACCATATGGCTTACAGGTTTTTCCGGTTCAGGAAAATCAACAATAGCTGTTGAACTCGAACATGCCCTCATTGAGAACAAACACCAGGCATACATACTTGATGGTGATAATATTCGTCATGGCCTGAACAAAAACCTTGGCTTCTCGCCCGAAGACCGCACTGAGAATATTCGCCGAATTGGTGAAGTAACAAAGTTGTTTACAGAAGCAAATATAATAACAATTGCCGCTTTTGTATCTCCATACAGAGAAGACAGGGATAATGTCAGAAAGCTCCTGGCCCACGGCGAATTTATAGAGATCTATGTTAAGTGCTCTCTTGAAGTTTGTGAAACACGTGACACAAAAGGCTTATATAAAGAGGCACGTGCAGGCAAAGTTAAGGACTTTACGGGTATCTCAGCTCCTTATGAAGAACCTCTGAACCCTGAGATAACAATTGATACATCAATATTGTCGATAGAAGAGTCAACAAGGGAGATATTAAACTATCTTGAAGCAAAAGGATACGTAACGTTCTATAAACAATAA
- a CDS encoding TonB-dependent receptor plug domain-containing protein — translation MNDKFRKILLRKINLDSRVIRVFISLTFILFLLLNLSFFPTESVHAQNEEMELEEIFAIFSEEEIVVSALKKPRKVSKSPAIMSVITARQIKQMGFRTLSDVLETVPGFDVSMNKNGTREIGVRGILLLDSSKIKVLIDGHSINEPATGGATWLFDSLVVENAKRIEIIRGPGSALYGQNAFLAVINVITKDTDDIDGLQVTASGGSFDTQNYNVLFGKEFGALKASGFFDFFDTEGFSKKIEEDFVFATDPASLTPGRSQNQKERIDLNLKLSYKNLELNSKYMNRKKEGYVGIDNTLSDDTTWRDTYAFTELIYNIKYSEKFNIKTRAYYDYYYSSAEIETRPEGFVDQFTRLFPDGIKSVTRFKEHTLGIETQFNYKVFERNELTFGFQYEWIHQNSVNLDANIFPPTIGPLSSLTDFSHDFPFTRRSATRQIWSLYLQDEWNITKDVDFTFGVRYDHFTRFDSTTNPRAGLIWRFIEDAHLKLLFATAFRAPNFNELFFANNPIEIGNSNLDPEKINTFEVGLGYNFTEHVRGNVNYFFNRIRDRIQKDSQTPSQDQNLGGARIKGIEAELKADWGNDNYVYANYTFQDAEETRDRNRLAFVPIHKANLGFNIGFWKYANANVNTFISGPRPREDGDTRRDLPSYTLSNLTLIGKNFIDNFEIRGSVFNLFDKSYDDPAQKNTVPTDYPQQGRSFIIELRYRF, via the coding sequence ATGAACGATAAATTTAGAAAAATACTTCTCAGAAAAATAAACTTAGATTCAAGAGTTATAAGGGTTTTCATATCTCTCACCTTTATTCTTTTCCTTTTACTGAATCTATCTTTTTTTCCTACTGAAAGTGTTCATGCTCAGAACGAAGAGATGGAGCTTGAAGAGATATTTGCTATCTTTTCAGAGGAGGAGATAGTTGTCAGTGCATTAAAAAAACCCAGAAAGGTTTCTAAATCTCCAGCCATAATGAGTGTGATTACGGCCAGACAGATAAAACAAATGGGCTTCAGGACATTATCGGATGTTTTAGAAACAGTACCTGGCTTTGATGTCTCCATGAACAAAAATGGTACCAGGGAAATTGGTGTGAGGGGCATACTTCTTCTGGACTCATCAAAAATAAAGGTACTGATAGACGGACATTCCATTAATGAACCGGCGACAGGCGGTGCTACCTGGCTTTTTGACAGTCTTGTTGTTGAGAATGCAAAAAGGATAGAGATTATCAGGGGCCCCGGTTCGGCACTTTACGGTCAAAATGCTTTTCTTGCTGTCATCAACGTTATAACAAAGGATACAGATGATATCGATGGTTTACAAGTGACTGCAAGTGGTGGTTCCTTTGATACCCAGAATTATAATGTGTTATTTGGAAAGGAATTTGGTGCTCTGAAAGCTTCCGGATTCTTTGACTTTTTCGATACGGAAGGATTCAGTAAAAAGATTGAAGAGGATTTTGTTTTTGCCACGGATCCGGCCTCACTTACTCCTGGAAGATCTCAGAACCAAAAGGAAAGAATAGACCTGAATCTAAAGCTGTCGTATAAAAACCTGGAGCTCAATTCAAAATATATGAATAGAAAGAAGGAAGGTTACGTAGGTATTGATAACACCCTTAGCGATGATACAACCTGGAGAGATACCTATGCATTTACAGAATTAATTTATAATATTAAATATAGTGAAAAGTTTAATATTAAAACAAGAGCATATTATGATTATTACTATAGTAGTGCTGAGATTGAGACGCGTCCTGAAGGGTTTGTTGATCAATTTACACGTCTTTTCCCTGATGGTATAAAATCAGTTACACGGTTTAAGGAACACACTTTAGGGATTGAAACCCAATTTAATTATAAAGTGTTTGAACGAAACGAATTGACGTTTGGATTCCAATATGAGTGGATACACCAGAATAGCGTAAATCTTGATGCAAATATATTTCCTCCTACCATTGGTCCCCTTTCATCATTGACTGATTTCAGTCACGACTTTCCATTTACCAGAAGAAGTGCGACAAGACAGATATGGTCGCTTTACCTGCAGGATGAGTGGAACATTACGAAGGATGTTGATTTCACATTTGGTGTGAGATATGACCACTTTACACGGTTTGATAGTACAACCAATCCAAGGGCCGGGTTGATATGGCGGTTTATAGAGGACGCACACTTGAAGCTACTCTTTGCAACCGCCTTCAGGGCACCTAATTTTAACGAACTGTTCTTTGCAAATAATCCCATTGAGATAGGCAACTCTAACCTGGATCCTGAAAAGATAAATACATTTGAAGTTGGTCTGGGTTACAATTTTACCGAGCATGTAAGAGGTAATGTTAATTATTTCTTTAATAGAATAAGGGACAGGATACAAAAAGATTCACAAACTCCCTCACAGGACCAAAACCTGGGAGGGGCGAGGATAAAAGGTATCGAAGCAGAATTGAAGGCAGATTGGGGAAATGATAATTATGTCTATGCCAATTACACATTTCAAGATGCTGAAGAGACAAGGGACAGGAACCGTTTAGCTTTCGTCCCGATACATAAAGCAAATCTAGGATTTAATATAGGGTTCTGGAAATATGCCAATGCCAACGTTAACACATTTATCAGTGGGCCAAGGCCGAGGGAAGATGGTGATACAAGAAGAGACCTGCCTTCTTACACACTTTCAAATCTCACGCTTATTGGAAAGAACTTCATTGACAATTTTGAGATAAGAGGATCAGTGTTTAATCTTTTTGATAAAAGCTATGATGATCCTGCACAAAAAAATACAGTCCCTACAGATTATCCTCAACAAGGCAGGTCATTTATAATTGAATTACGTTACCGGTTTTGA
- a CDS encoding cyclic 2,3-diphosphoglycerate synthase → MKKRKTLIMGAAGRDFHNFNVFFKDNEDYEVVAFTATQIPNIADRRYPSGLAGRLYPEGIPVYDEKGLSGLIKKYRVDDVIFAYSDVPYEYVMHKASEVQAAGASFIILSAEQTMLNSRVPVIAVCAVRTGCGKSAVTRRVCRILKDAGKKVVAIRHPMPYGDLLKQKVQRFETYEDLAKHDCTIEEMEEYEPHIEEGTTVYAGVDYDAILKKAEEEADVIVWDGGNNDLPFFKPDLHITLVDPLRPGHELTFFPGETNLKLAHIVIISKEEFADAENIIKVKENINITNPDASIIDATLDISVENPDKIKGLRVLAVEDGPTVTHGGMAYGAAVLAVRKYGPSTLVDPKPFATGSIIETFKKYPDIDRLLPAMGYGQEQILELEETINKTECDTVVTGTPIDLGKIISINKPVVRARYELKEISKPDLNAIITDYIASG, encoded by the coding sequence ATGAAAAAAAGAAAAACTCTGATAATGGGTGCTGCGGGAAGAGATTTCCATAATTTCAATGTCTTCTTTAAAGATAATGAGGACTATGAGGTTGTGGCATTTACGGCAACTCAGATCCCGAACATTGCTGACCGCAGGTATCCATCTGGACTTGCCGGCAGGTTATACCCTGAAGGGATTCCTGTCTACGACGAAAAAGGGCTGTCCGGGCTTATAAAAAAATACAGGGTTGACGATGTGATATTTGCGTACAGTGATGTGCCGTACGAATACGTAATGCACAAGGCCAGTGAGGTTCAGGCTGCCGGCGCGAGTTTTATTATTTTAAGTGCTGAACAAACTATGCTTAATAGCAGGGTCCCTGTCATTGCTGTTTGTGCAGTCAGAACCGGATGCGGAAAGAGTGCGGTGACAAGAAGAGTCTGCCGAATATTAAAAGATGCTGGGAAAAAAGTTGTGGCTATCCGTCATCCTATGCCTTATGGAGACCTGTTAAAGCAAAAAGTACAGCGTTTTGAAACATATGAAGACCTTGCTAAGCATGATTGTACAATAGAAGAGATGGAGGAGTATGAACCTCATATTGAAGAGGGAACTACTGTCTATGCGGGTGTTGATTACGATGCAATATTAAAAAAAGCTGAAGAGGAGGCTGACGTAATAGTGTGGGATGGAGGTAACAATGATTTGCCTTTTTTCAAACCGGACCTCCATATAACACTTGTCGATCCACTTAGGCCGGGCCATGAACTAACATTTTTTCCGGGTGAAACCAACCTGAAGCTTGCACACATAGTTATCATAAGTAAGGAGGAATTTGCTGACGCTGAAAACATAATCAAAGTTAAGGAGAATATCAATATAACAAACCCGGATGCTTCTATTATTGATGCGACGCTGGATATTTCAGTTGAGAATCCTGATAAAATAAAGGGCCTTAGGGTTCTTGCTGTGGAAGATGGACCTACAGTAACACACGGTGGGATGGCTTATGGTGCTGCTGTTCTTGCGGTCAGGAAATATGGTCCATCCACACTGGTTGATCCAAAACCATTCGCAACAGGAAGCATAATAGAGACATTCAAAAAATATCCTGATATTGACAGGCTTCTTCCTGCCATGGGTTACGGCCAAGAACAAATCCTCGAACTGGAAGAAACTATTAATAAAACAGAGTGTGATACTGTAGTCACAGGTACACCAATCGATTTAGGCAAAATAATCAGTATAAACAAGCCTGTTGTAAGAGCAAGGTATGAACTCAAGGAAATAAGTAAGCCAGACCTGAATGCCATAATAACAGACTATATTGCATCAGGCTGA
- a CDS encoding UbiA family prenyltransferase, whose protein sequence is MIKKSFLHTKAMYPDMQVTLKATEQKIGWIRKRNINLLKGLNLYNILILARLEAYMPVCFFSTMVGLGIADNSHRLMSLLIIGLANTFAMAATCAFNDAEDAPEDMLARSTRNIIALGDASKSTGYVIAATAAIISLSLSIIAGINVFLIILTFIAIAFLYSWRPVRMKAMPFLDLSTHAIMGGLMFLSSAWSSGILWEGHVFSVCLIFSSGITLALLAHQLYDYENDIVNKITTTVVVLGRRKTYWIKGLIYFLIVCLLAKENLSGFFSFKLILSFCVVAGSMILIAIILYPKQAFYVSKRMIPWAVNAGAGTAILMWYIRN, encoded by the coding sequence ATGATAAAAAAATCATTTCTTCACACAAAGGCGATGTACCCAGACATGCAAGTTACCCTGAAAGCAACAGAACAGAAGATTGGCTGGATACGAAAACGCAATATCAACTTGCTGAAAGGATTGAATCTATACAATATCCTTATACTTGCGCGATTAGAAGCTTATATGCCCGTATGTTTTTTTAGTACAATGGTGGGGTTAGGCATTGCAGATAACTCACATAGATTAATGTCCCTTTTAATTATTGGGTTGGCCAATACGTTTGCCATGGCAGCAACTTGTGCATTTAATGATGCTGAAGATGCACCCGAAGACATGCTTGCACGCTCTACAAGAAATATTATTGCGCTAGGCGATGCCTCAAAATCTACCGGGTATGTAATAGCAGCAACTGCTGCAATTATAAGTCTTTCACTATCAATTATTGCTGGAATTAACGTATTCTTAATTATTCTGACATTTATTGCTATCGCCTTCCTATACTCCTGGAGACCTGTTAGAATGAAGGCAATGCCTTTTTTGGATTTATCCACCCATGCCATTATGGGTGGCTTAATGTTCCTTTCATCAGCATGGTCATCTGGTATCTTATGGGAAGGTCATGTCTTCTCAGTTTGTTTGATTTTTTCTTCAGGAATCACCTTAGCACTGTTAGCTCACCAATTGTATGATTATGAGAATGACATAGTGAATAAAATCACAACAACAGTAGTGGTTTTAGGCAGAAGAAAAACTTATTGGATAAAGGGGCTTATCTATTTCTTAATAGTATGCCTGCTTGCAAAAGAGAATCTGTCAGGATTTTTTTCGTTTAAGTTAATTTTGTCATTTTGCGTTGTGGCAGGTAGCATGATTTTAATAGCAATAATATTATATCCTAAACAAGCGTTTTATGTATCAAAGCGGATGATTCCATGGGCAGTAAACGCAGGTGCAGGAACAGCTATTCTTATGTGGTATATCAGGAATTAG
- a CDS encoding methyltransferase domain-containing protein: MQIKNNDIVEYYRKNELSYHLWGRNYHYGYWDGTTNHLFKATQKLNEVMAQIACIRKGDRVLDAGCGAGGSSTYLAKNFGCHVTGITICPRQVDFANRNAKKDGIDQLTEFLEMDYIKTEFAENQFDVVWGVESVCHADGKDRFIREAYRVLKDGGRLIVADGFASKKDYNHAEQRSMDKWVKGWAVNYLETPENFIKFSSETGFQNSNYRDITKNVFPTAKLMYYLALPFIPFHLFDKIFPLKSYPLEMWFHQYEALKNGLWEYGIFNAKKCIAESQLKSNSL; encoded by the coding sequence ATGCAGATTAAAAACAATGACATTGTCGAATACTATAGGAAAAATGAACTGTCATATCACCTTTGGGGACGAAACTATCACTACGGCTACTGGGATGGAACGACAAATCATTTATTCAAGGCAACCCAGAAATTAAATGAAGTTATGGCTCAAATTGCGTGCATCAGAAAAGGCGATCGCGTTCTGGATGCAGGGTGTGGTGCTGGTGGGAGTAGTACATATTTAGCAAAAAATTTCGGATGTCATGTCACGGGCATCACCATATGTCCAAGACAAGTTGATTTTGCAAATAGAAATGCAAAAAAAGATGGTATCGATCAACTAACAGAGTTTCTCGAAATGGATTATATAAAGACAGAGTTTGCAGAAAATCAATTTGATGTTGTCTGGGGAGTGGAAAGTGTCTGTCACGCTGATGGTAAAGATAGATTCATCAGGGAAGCCTATCGTGTTTTAAAGGATGGAGGCAGGCTCATAGTAGCAGACGGGTTTGCCAGTAAAAAGGATTACAATCATGCAGAACAAAGATCCATGGACAAATGGGTTAAAGGATGGGCAGTCAACTATCTAGAAACACCGGAGAATTTCATAAAATTTTCCAGTGAAACAGGTTTTCAAAATAGCAATTATCGAGATATAACTAAAAATGTATTTCCTACAGCAAAGTTGATGTACTATTTAGCTTTACCCTTTATCCCATTTCATCTGTTTGATAAAATTTTTCCATTGAAGTCATATCCTCTGGAAATGTGGTTTCATCAATATGAGGCCTTAAAAAATGGTTTATGGGAATATGGCATTTTTAATGCAAAAAAGTGCATAGCAGAATCACAACTGAAATCAAACAGTTTATAG